ACCACTCTTGATGAGAATTATCTCTACGGTAATACTTGTAATAGTGTTGTTGAGGATGTAAAATACTAGTAAGGTATTCTCGGCCTTATTTGGAAAACAAAACCTTATTGTATTTTATACGGCTTGAAAATTaaaatttccaacaaaaaaatcaagtatttaggaCATACTCAAAGCATCTGCAAAATTTAAATACAACGGCTTGAAAATCAGTTTATAAAACATATATTATATAAAGACAACAGAAACAATAAGACGCAAAAACATTAAAATTCTATTGCTGACATGAAATTGACATTCTTGATTATCCTTGTAGTTATGCACAGACTTGGTATGATTTGGAAATAAAACCTGGAGTATTATTTTGCATAcgatttaaaaattaaaatttcagAAAAGATCCCGTACTTACTCAACACAAAAATTGAAACACACACAGGTGCATTTCATTGATTTCATTTTTCAGTTTCACCAACTTGATTAGTCCTGTCTTTAATTCCATTTAAGCCCTCCGATTAAACTAGGAACTCTAATTAATGCTTAATCAGATAAACTAAGCAAAACAAATAAAAGGACAGTCTTGTAATTATAACTAGGCCaaattagaaaaacaaaataaaaaatgatagaCCCCACAAAAACATAAAAGTAAatagaaaaaaacaaaataaaacaagaaaacaaaaattaaatctgattttgttagagaaaaagagagaggaGATGATGCAGCCAAGCAGAACAAGAAGCAGCAGAAGTTCTGAAGAAGCAgataatattttcaaaatttcaaacccaaaaaaagaagaagaagaaaaaaaccctaaccctaacccTGAAAATCTTCATTTCCCATCATCACCAAATGAAAAACAAAGCCCTATTAAAAATAAACCACCATTAGGAAGACCCTCAAGCTGGCCAAATCACTGGTTCAAAAAAGACAATCAAAAAACTCTTCAAAACATTGTTCTAAAGATGCAGCTTGAATCTATTGCTGTTGATGAGAAGCAGAAATTAAAACCATCAACACCATccaaaaagaaaaccctaattcttgaTTTTACCAACACAGATGTTACTTGTTTATTATCTGATGAAATCCTTTTACAGATTCTTTCCAAGTTACCTGTTTATCAATATAAACCTAATTCATTGGTGTGTAAACGGTGGATGTTTTTATCAGGTCGTCTTGTTCGTTCTGTTAAGCTTCTTGATTGGGATTTTCTTGAATCAGGGAGACTCGTTTCTCGTTTACCTAATCTTACAGATGTTGATTTAACTAAAGCATGTCTTGTTTCAACAAATAATGCTGGGATTCTCTTAACACATAGATTGATTTCTATTCATCTTGATTCTGATTTCTCTGGGGATTCGTTTATTCGTCGTGAGAATTTGTTGTCCTCCAAGGTTATTGATTTAGGGCTTGGGAATCTTGCTCGCGGTTGTCCTAATTTGCGTAGGCTTGTTTTGATTGGTGCAACTGAATTAGGGCTTTTAAGTGTTGCTGAGGAATGCCCAACATTACAAGAGTTGGAATTACATCATTGTACGGATCAATCTTTGAGAGGGATTTCGGCTTGCCATAATATACAGATTGTGAAATTGATTGGTTCTGTTCATGGGTTTTATAATTGTGGGATTACTGATATTGGGTTAACCATTTTGGCTCATGGGTGTAAACGATTAGTGAAGCTTGAGCTGAGTGGATGTGAAGGTAGCTATGATGGAATTAGAGCAATTGGACAGTGTTGCCAAATGTTGGAGGAATTGACTTTGTGCAACCATAGAATGGATGATGGGTGGATTGCTGCACTTTCATTTTGTGGAAATTTGAAGACTTTAAGGCTTCAATCTTGTAAGAAGATTGATCCGATTCCGGGGCCAATTGAACATTTAGGGTCTTGTCCAACTTTGGAACGCTTGCATTTGCAGCAATGCCAGTTTCGTGATAAGGAGAGTGCAAATGCATTGTTTCTTGTTTGTGTGGCAGTTAAAGAGATTGTTTTTCAAGACTGTTGGGGATTGGATAGTGAGATGTTTAGCTGTGCTAGTAATTGCAGGTATTATGAGCACTTCCCCCTCTTTAAGTTAACTTTTCGGTTGAAAATTTTAATGGACATCCTTTGGGTTTGCAGGTGTCAAGAATACTAATTAGGTTTTATGTTTTATCTTGCTATTACCTATCTTAATTTATAAGCTACTTTGAGAAAGAAGATAAAGGGTAGCTAAACTTCTGTCATTACTTGTTACAGTAGTTCTTGTCTACTTAGGTATCTATTTTGCTCTATGGCACAGGATGAATTTTTTATCTATCAATGGGATAAAAAATGGATTACAGCCTGTTTTTACTCAAAAAGTGTGAGAGCATGGTTCATATAGACTGCCAATTAAGCAAAAACATGTGTGTTGAAGCCAAATAACGAGTGAAAGTTTGCCCATAATACCACTCAAATCCCATATTAATTGGTTATGTGGATTTATATCTTCCTGCATTAGTTTTGAGTTGTAGTAATGATTCGGAACCTGTTACATGGTCAAAAATAATACTGATAATTGGTAGTTTTTGAAGTCTTAATGAGTGGTTGATTTGCTCTCAGGAGGGTTAAATCTATCTCGTTGGAGAGATGTTCAATGCTAACAACAGAAGGGCTGGAGTCTGTAGTTCTGTCTTGGGTGAACCTTCAAAGTCTTAGAGTAGTCTCATGTAACCATGTTAAAGATAGTGAAGTTACTCCTGCACTCTCAAGTTTGTTTTCTGTGCTGAAAGAATTTACATGGCGACCGGATAGCAGATCTCTTCTTACATCAAGTCTTGAGGGAACTGGAGTTGGAAAGAAAGGTGGTAGGTTTTTCAGGAGGGTGTGAAGTCTGAATGTGCCCCCAGATGTTCAGTATAAGAGCTCCTGTACACACTTCGATAAATTTACAGTTTCAAGTCTTTGAGCAATTCCACATTGTCGATATGCCCTGGTGCATCAGCTTGTTACAACAGAGTAGATTTCGGCATTCACCACTGGGACCAAGCGTCTTCAACTTATTTGTTCTTCTGAACTAGTCACTGTTTCTGCTCGATTTCTCTTGTAGTGTAATAACCCCTTAGGCGTGCTGTTTCTAACTGATGTAAACTTGTATCTGCATCACTTATATTCTGCAACCTGCTCTACTAATATAAGATTAGGAAGGCTAATCTTGCTATTCAGTAGTTGTACCAATTACATAGGGCTCATTCGTAGTGGATTTGTAGTCTTACCATTTCTTTGTAATTTATTTGTACGCAGTTTGTTAATCTGTTCCCATTTGGAGATGTAACATACTGAATTGTATATATTTCTTTGTTAAACTTTTATGGAGCCGTAACATGGTCCAGCCCCCTTTTCTGCAGTGTTTCTGCTGAACTACGATCAGTTATCTTTAGAAGGAAGTGTTCCAGTCCTAATGCACTTTGCCACTTCACCAGTTGGTATGCTTTGTTTACCTTTGTGCTAGCATGTTAGTGGTATAAATTTTGTTTCTTGAATTTGTGAATTTGGGTGGATGTACACATATGAAGTTATTATTTATGTTCACGCGCAATCCTTTTGTATTTCATCAAGGAGATGTCTTAATTCTTAGAGGCATACTCAGTAGTCTAAATTTTCATATTATCTGCTACTATTTGTTGACCAAAAGACCTAGATAAGTAACCCACTGTCTCGAGTTTAGGCGACTTTTCTTCTACTCCCCTAAATATATCATGATGTGTAGTAACTCAAATATATTCAGGTCGGTTCTCTGACTGGATTTGCACCACAACCTAGTAGTAGTTCGTTTTGAGTGTTCGTTTTATACTTTTATGAGCTGCCTTACTAATATTCTGTATAATACTGCTTGATATAATATATTTACGGATTGACTTGGGGATATCTGAAGATTTACCTAACAAAATTGTTAATGCCGACTGTGAATGTTAGTTTTTGTTGGTGATTCTTGACCACTTTCTCGTATTTTGGTTGCAACTGACTGATATTTTGTTAATTAGGTGTTATAATTGAGGTTCCTGCAGGTTTTTGATATCACAAATCTGTCTGCTGTACCATGTATATAGGCAGGAAAAAGGAAGCTGCAGCCTCGACTGAAGGAGGGCTTCAGGTTACACAGTTGAGAAATTGTCAATCTACTAATTCTATACTTTCTTTCCTGATGTGTTAATCTTTCTGGTCTAAACCTTGTGCTTGTTATGGGATGTATGAAGAATGCCTGTCATAGGATTTGTTTGTAAGTAGGCCGACTTATACATTCTCCCATGTGAAAAACTAAAGCAAATCGATAAGAGTTACAAAGTGAAGACGAAGGTGCTCTAAGTAGTTCCTCGCCTTTTTACGCAACATATATTAGGTTATTAGGCTAGCAGTTATGCATCTGGAACTCATTTGCACGAGCCTGATCTATTCAATGCACGATTCGTGGAGCAAGAGATCAATTTCTAAAGTACAGTATGTTTTGGATCTTTAATGCCTctactattttttttcttcttttttttaataagaaaacagGCAGACCCCGAAGATACATAGTTGAGTATTGGCTACCGAGTGCCGCTGGTAGGTGATTCATATGATACAAAAAAGAATCATCATTCCAACAGTTTGTTAAACCTTCCCTATCTTGTTAATCAAAAACTTTATACTATTATAAAGCATTTTAAAATACCtgcataacgaatataaacatgcctaccaaattatgcatatttcatataattaattaaaatgaacTAGGCCACTTTCTCTCGATCAAAGTTTCGCTGCTCCGAGGATCGTCTATATCACTGAGTTGACTCAGTATTCCCTTTTTATTTTTCAAGTCTTTTCTTAGCTTCTTAATCTTCTTTTTCATCCATGTTTTGATTGCCAAGCTATTCCTTTTCATCTCCCTAATTTCTTTTACATGCTTTAACTccaaactttttttgtttttcaaattttaagTTTCTAGTTCATTTTATCTCCTTTCCTCTTCATTATTTTAAAATATGTAACTAATCTTctctgttttctctaatatgtgTTTACAGATTGAGTTATCTCCAATGGCGTTTGCCTTCTTATATGTAGTGATCATGCCTTTGCCGAGCTCGTTGTTTATGGTTTCATTAAAAATGGAGTTTGTGAGGAAACTATTGGTACAAGGTGGAGGAAGAATCGATTCAGTAAAAACTCGGTGAGCCAAAACATTAGTGAATCCCGCGTCTCTCTCCTTTTAAAATTTGGAAAACTTCCCATATTTTTAGATGCCTGATTTTTCCATGGTTAATAGCCAATTACACAACTTGTCTTACAGGAAGAAATCTATTCACAAACTGTTTCAATGCGAATAGCCTAAATATACGGTTTCATAACAATCAAAAACATCCTAATATCTTCTCAATACCTATATTAACTCCAAATCAAGCTTTGAACATAAGTAACATTTTTTTCCTCACTGCAAACAGGGAGGGAGAGAGATCTATTCAGGTGGGAGATTTAGTTAATAAGTTCAAGCAGGCGGTTCTAGATCTGGGAGATACTTCTGAAATAGCTGATTTCTCCCAAGAAGTAGGTGAAGATGGGGTTGAAGATATAAAGTGGGAAGCAAGTGCAGTTGGCAAGATAATttatgaaggaatgatgaaagcTGACACAGTGACTAAGCATATTGGCTTTACATGGCCTTTTATGTCTTCTGAAGATGTGAGAATCATAGAAACTGATCCTAACATCATGCTTTTTAAGTTTAGTAATTGGAATCTGCTGAACAAAGTTATCGATGAGAGGCCATGGAGTATCAACATGAATCTTCTTGTGGTGCACGACTACATCCCAGGCATGACATACACTGAAAAGCATTGGGGATTCCAACAATTTTGGACCCATCTCTTGTCTTTGATGCCGGAGCACATGAATGTTGCAGCAGTAACTAAAACTGGAGAAATAATGGTCCAAGTCATTGCCATTGAATCCAAAGATGCAATCCCAAATGGCAGTGACCCTGTCAAAGTATGCGTCAACATAGATCTGACAAATCCATTGAGAAGAGGAGTTAAGGCTGTAACTAATGCTGGCCTTTCACGCTGGATCATTTTTTTATGGAAGAAAACCAAGTGGTATTTGCAAGGAATGTTATGTGATCAAGCATTGCAAAGGAGCATGTAAGGATGCAAAAATCTATCTAGATAAGGCTCATAAAAACCTTATTTCTTTGGGAATGTGAACAATGTCAGGAAGAATATTGCAATCACCTCTACAAGCAAAACGCCTacatcaaagaaaaataacaaatctgTAGTGAAAACGGCGGTTTTTGTTCCTCCTTAAAGTGGTGTTGCAGTCAACTTGGATTTCCTGCTTACTAACGCAACATATGGCAATAATGAAGAGGCGAACAGACTTGGAAAGAGGCAAAGAGCAGATGAAAATCAAGTTCCCAATACTGCTGATCAAGACTCTGAATCCACCAGTGTCATAATGGTTCCAAACACAGATTCCTCAGCTGCTCACAAGATCACCACTAGAGATAATTAAGAAGTAAATGCAGAAATGGAGAATCAGCTAATCTCTCTGCACATTTTTACTCATTTTCTAATTTATACTGTCTCTAAACTCACTTATATTTGCTATACTTTCTCTTTCAAAATAATTTTACAGCTTCTTTTGCATCCTAAGTACCTTAAAGATTCTTACTTATTGTCTTTTTTTTATTGTCATCTTAACTGTAAACATGAAAATTCTTTCATGGAATGTGCAAGGTTTTAAAACTGCATCAACTAGAAATCATTTGAGTGATATGATCAGAGCACAAAACCCAGATATTATTTTTCTATGTGAAACAAAAATTAGTAGAAATAAGTGCCAGTCACTCCTAAAACAATACCAATATCCCAATTGTGCTTAAATTGAACCTGAGGGTCTATCAGGAGGTTTAGTGATACTATGGAAGAATGGTTTTATGTGTGACATAGTTGATACTCATTACAATATGTTTAATGCCATTGTCCAATTTGATCCTGGTAAACCAGAATTTCTTTTAACTTGCATGTATGGCTTTTCcaattatgcaaaaacaaaagagcaATGGAGCTACATACAACAGATTAGTGAGAAAAATAGCAATCCATGAGTAGTTTTAGGAGATCTTAACTTTCACATAATTGATAAGGACACTGGTACTTCTTCTTCTACTGATGGTTGGGTGAATAACATTAGTTCTAGCAGTGGCTTAGAAGATATAGGCTTTGTTGGTAAAAACTACACTTGGAGTAATAATAATATGGGTACTGATACTATTAAATCTAGAATAGATATGGCGCTAGGAAATGACAGATGGAATCTAAATTTCCATAATACTATATTATTAAACCTCACTCAATTAGGAAGTGATTACAACCCTATCATGTTGGAAACTGATATCACTGTCCCCAATTGCTGGAAGCCTTTTAATTTTTTCCTAACTTGGCTCAATGATGAAACTTGCTCAGTTATTATCACTAATGCTTGGAAGTCTAGTGTTACTGGTTCTCCTGGTTATCAACTGGTTACTAAACTGTCTACTACTAGAAGCGAGCTCTCCTTATAGAATAAAGAACATTTTGGAAACATTAATCAAAAGGTGGACAATCTCCAGAATGAACTTAAGCATCTTCAAGAACTTCCTCAAGATCTCAATACTGGAAATGATATCATCAAAGTCAACAATGAACTTAATAAGTGGCACAAAATCAAGTCTGAATTTTATCAGCAAAATTCTAGGGATCATTTCATCAAGGATATGGACACCAATAGTAAATTCTTTCACACAAAGGTCAACAAAATAAGAACAAGGAATAATATAGATGCTATTCAGGACCACAACAATAACTGGTTGCAAACTAGAGATCAAATTGCTCAGCATCTGACACAACATTTCAAAAGTATCAACACTACCAGTAATCCAGTGATTGATGATAGTCTTTACACTATTCTTCCTTCAATCATCAcagcaaaacaaaataaatctctCACCATAATTCCAAGTAGTGAAGAAATTTTTGCCACTCTCAAAAGTATTGAAAACTGGAGCTCTCCTGGTCCAAAAGGGTTCCAAGATGGATTCTACAAAAGTCAGTGGGAAACAGTGGGGGAAGATGTTTGCAACACGGTCAAGAAATTCTTTGAAACCAAATACATCCTCAAGCGATCAACAATACCTACATTTCCTTAattccaaagaagaagaagaagtgtataaGTGCAACAGATAATAGGCCAATTGGCCTACGCAATACTTCTTACAAGATTGTTTCCAAGGTTTTAGTAAACAGAATGAAGCCAATCATGGACAAACTCATCTCACCTTATCAGGATGCATATGTTTCAGGAAGACTTATCAGTGATAATACTGTCATTGCTCAAGAAATTATACATTCAATGAAGAAAAACGAGGAGAGAATGGATGGATGGATCTAAAACTAGATATGTCAAAGGCATTTGACAGGTTAGACTGGCATTTCTTGATTaaagttctttcttattttggttttgatgatgatttttgtGATCTTATACAAAATGCATCAGTACAACCCATCTATCAGTTATGCTCAATGGATCTCCTTGTGACACCTTCACTCCAACAAGAGGCATTAGGCAAGGTGATCCACTGTCACCTTACCTAGACAACTCACAacatcacaacaagaaaataaaatcaaaggtATTAAAATGGCTGCTTTATCTTCAGCCATTAATCATctgctttttgcagatgactgcttgaTCTTTATTCAAGCAAATGTCACTTCAGTTAACAACTTATTGAAGCTACTTCAAAACTTTAGCTCACATTCAGGACAGGTTATCAACTTTGAGAAAGTGTTGTTTACTTCAGCAAAAAAACCAAGCCAGATATTGCAGAGACCCTCAAACAGATCCTTGGAGTCAAAAGATTGAGATCTAAAGAGAAGTATTTAGGTTCACCTATCATCATTGGTCATTCAAAACATGAGTCCTTCAAAAGTatcaaagaaaattttgaaagaaGATTTAATGCTTGGTCTTCTATTTCTCTTTCACAGGCAGGCAGAGGCACAATGATTAAACATGTTCTCAATGTTGTTCTTATTTACCAAATGGGAACTTTTAAATTACTATCAAATCTCATTCAGCAACTTACAAGTATTAAGAGGAAATTCTTTTGGGGATATCATAACAGAATCCTACAGCTGGGATGAATGTTTGCAGACCCACTGAAATGGGTGGTCTAGCTTTTAGAGATCTGGAAAATCTTAATTTGGCTCTTCTCACCAAATTGGCTTGGAAAATATGCAGTGAACCTGACACTCTAATGGTCCAAACTCTCTCACGAAAATACTTCAAAACTGGAGATTTACTTCATCAATCTATCACTATTAAAAATTGCTCTTACACATGGAATCGAATTTCAGAACATTTAGAGATCGTTCGGCAGAATTATTTCATGGAAATTAACAATGGcaggaaaaaaaaatctggaaAGACAGATGGATCCCTGGTATGACTCATCCTCCTACTCCTCAAAACGACTTTTTTAGGTTCTATGAATTTGTTGAAGAACTAATGGTCCCTGAATCTGCACAATGGAACATTTATCTT
The nucleotide sequence above comes from Papaver somniferum cultivar HN1 chromosome 8, ASM357369v1, whole genome shotgun sequence. Encoded proteins:
- the LOC113302432 gene encoding F-box protein At5g51380-like, giving the protein MMQPSRTRSSRSSEEADNIFKISNPKKEEEEKNPNPNPENLHFPSSPNEKQSPIKNKPPLGRPSSWPNHWFKKDNQKTLQNIVLKMQLESIAVDEKQKLKPSTPSKKKTLILDFTNTDVTCLLSDEILLQILSKLPVYQYKPNSLVCKRWMFLSGRLVRSVKLLDWDFLESGRLVSRLPNLTDVDLTKACLVSTNNAGILLTHRLISIHLDSDFSGDSFIRRENLLSSKVIDLGLGNLARGCPNLRRLVLIGATELGLLSVAEECPTLQELELHHCTDQSLRGISACHNIQIVKLIGSVHGFYNCGITDIGLTILAHGCKRLVKLELSGCEGSYDGIRAIGQCCQMLEELTLCNHRMDDGWIAALSFCGNLKTLRLQSCKKIDPIPGPIEHLGSCPTLERLHLQQCQFRDKESANALFLVCVAVKEIVFQDCWGLDSEMFSCASNCRRVKSISLERCSMLTTEGLESVVLSWVNLQSLRVVSCNHVKDSEVTPALSSLFSVLKEFTWRPDSRSLLTSSLEGTGVGKKGGRFFRRV